One genomic segment of Microbacterium sp. ProA8 includes these proteins:
- a CDS encoding DMT family transporter, which yields MNSSQRFDTRAWLLFAAMAVLWGIPYLFISIAVESYSPAAVVAGRTLLGALLLLPFAIRQKALRPAFAKIGWVLVFGAIEMAGPFLLLGHAEQTLPSGLTGLLVATVPLFAAIIAFGGGDRSVLSPARSIGLFIGFIGVFVIVAGPGLSIEGGAGLIAVGEVLLVALLYAIAPFVIATKLRDVPSLGSITLALLAVGIFYTPIAFLTQHQVPTVEGTVSLIALAVLCTALAFITFFALIARVGPVRAPLFTYVNPVVAIVLGTLILGEPLTLGLLIGFPLVVAGCWLAATGGVVRARKPVADLPPIGPS from the coding sequence ATGAACTCCTCGCAGCGCTTCGACACGCGTGCGTGGCTGCTGTTCGCGGCGATGGCGGTGCTGTGGGGCATCCCGTATCTGTTCATCAGCATCGCCGTGGAGTCCTACTCTCCTGCCGCGGTGGTGGCCGGACGCACGCTCCTCGGCGCGCTGCTGCTGCTGCCGTTCGCCATCCGGCAGAAGGCGCTGCGCCCCGCGTTCGCGAAGATCGGCTGGGTGCTGGTGTTCGGCGCCATCGAGATGGCGGGGCCCTTCCTCCTCCTCGGCCACGCCGAGCAGACGCTTCCCTCCGGCCTGACCGGCCTGCTCGTCGCGACGGTCCCACTGTTCGCCGCGATCATCGCCTTCGGCGGCGGCGACCGCTCGGTGCTGAGCCCCGCCCGCAGCATCGGGCTCTTCATCGGCTTCATCGGGGTGTTCGTCATCGTGGCAGGACCGGGGCTCTCCATCGAGGGCGGCGCCGGACTCATCGCGGTCGGCGAGGTGCTCCTGGTCGCCCTGCTCTACGCGATCGCACCGTTCGTCATCGCGACGAAGCTGCGTGACGTGCCGTCCCTCGGCTCCATCACGCTCGCCCTCCTCGCGGTCGGCATCTTCTATACGCCCATCGCGTTCCTCACCCAGCACCAGGTGCCGACGGTGGAAGGCACCGTGTCGCTGATCGCTCTCGCGGTGCTGTGCACCGCTCTCGCGTTCATCACCTTCTTCGCGCTGATCGCGCGCGTCGGTCCGGTACGCGCGCCCCTGTTCACCTACGTCAACCCGGTCGTGGCGATCGTGCTCGGCACCCTCATCCTCGGCGAGCCGCTGACGCTCGGCCTCCTGATCGGCTTCCCGCTGGTCGTCGCCGGGTGCTGGCTCGCCGCCACCGGCGGCGTCGTGCGAGCCCGCAAGCCGGTGGCCGACCTTCCGCCGATCGGACCCAGCTGA
- the recR gene encoding recombination mediator RecR: MYDGIVQDLIDEFGRLPGIGPKSAQRIAFHILQTPNFDVSHLAELLSVVRERVRFCEVCGNVSEQERCSICRDPRRNQTLVCVVEDAKDVAAIERTREFRGLYHVLGGAISPIAGIGPDDLRITQLMQRLADGTVQEVILATNPNLEGEATATYLSRLLHTLEISVTRLASGLPVGGDLEYADEVTLGRAFEGRRSV; the protein is encoded by the coding sequence ATGTACGACGGCATCGTCCAAGACCTCATCGACGAATTCGGTCGCCTACCCGGGATCGGTCCGAAGTCGGCGCAGCGCATCGCATTCCACATCCTGCAGACACCCAACTTCGACGTGTCCCATCTCGCCGAGCTGCTCAGCGTGGTGCGCGAGAGGGTGCGCTTCTGCGAGGTGTGCGGCAACGTCTCCGAGCAGGAGCGCTGCTCCATCTGCCGCGACCCGCGCCGCAACCAGACGCTCGTCTGCGTCGTGGAAGACGCGAAGGACGTCGCCGCGATCGAGCGCACGCGGGAGTTCCGAGGGCTGTACCACGTCCTCGGCGGCGCCATCAGCCCGATCGCCGGCATCGGCCCCGACGACCTGCGCATCACCCAGCTCATGCAGCGACTCGCCGACGGCACGGTGCAGGAGGTCATCCTCGCGACCAACCCCAACCTCGAGGGCGAGGCCACGGCGACCTACCTGAGTCGGCTGCTGCACACGCTCGAGATCTCGGTCACACGTCTGGCTTCGGGTCTCCCGGTCGGCGGCGACCTCGAGTACGCCGACGAGGTCACCCTCGGGCGCGCGTTCGAAGGACGACGGTCGGTCTGA
- a CDS encoding DNA polymerase III subunit gamma and tau, whose protein sequence is MTTALYRRYRPESFGEMIGQSQVTEPLMTALRSDRVGHAYLFSGPRGCGKTTSARILARCLNCAQGPTDTPCGECDSCVELGRGGGGSLDVVEIDAASHNGVDDARDLRERAVFAPARDRFKIFILDEAHMVTPQGFNALLKLVEEPPDHVKFIFATTEPEKVIGTIRSRTHHYPFRLVPPAAMLEYVEQLCGQEGVDVERGVLPLVVRAGGGSPRDTLSLLDQLIAGSEDAKVTYARAVALLGYTHAELLDEVVDAFAGSDAAAAFAAVDRVVQTGQDPRRFVDDLLERLRDLIVVSATGQGAAAVLRGVSTEDLERMQRQADAFGTSRLSHIADLVIATLDDMTGATSPRLQLELMVARVLARGAGGGPAAVPAAAPAAVAAPAAVSAPAAAAPAATPTTAPAPAAVPASTTATQSAPAAGAPAEPAPVPAGPVTLERLQAAWPQVLGHLENVSRSSWMLASGARTAALDDDVLTLAFASQSDVVKFKQLAAGKGPSEDLRQAIQAVLGIRVKYIARHDAGGGPGGPAAGGSGGSAGPAGGHAAPAPGPEDQRASSAAEALAPRASATAPAAAPQAPASAQALASAQAPVSASRAAPGGSAPGGSAPGRPASARASRPSSPAAPSAASAAAAPVTDWAVAAIPSDDDAPPPDPGPAAMPVETPGQFAVDDEPEEAAAATRVATLAPPREGEVLPRTEVAPSLEGDEDDQPEAIADVPVPPTIAPPLTSVAATRTPSSSRPGSVQRYGEAVVRQVLGATFVREEPYEPPTRFS, encoded by the coding sequence GTGACCACCGCCCTCTATCGCCGTTACCGACCCGAGTCGTTCGGCGAGATGATCGGGCAGTCGCAGGTCACCGAACCGCTCATGACGGCGCTGCGCAGCGACCGGGTCGGGCATGCGTACCTCTTCTCGGGCCCCCGCGGCTGCGGAAAGACCACGTCGGCGCGCATCCTGGCGCGCTGCCTCAACTGTGCGCAGGGACCGACCGACACGCCCTGCGGCGAGTGCGACAGCTGCGTCGAGCTCGGCCGCGGCGGCGGCGGCTCGCTCGACGTCGTCGAGATCGACGCCGCGAGCCACAACGGCGTCGACGACGCCCGAGACCTGCGCGAGCGGGCCGTGTTCGCACCCGCCCGCGACCGGTTCAAGATCTTCATCCTCGACGAGGCCCATATGGTCACGCCGCAGGGCTTCAACGCCCTGCTCAAGCTCGTCGAAGAGCCGCCCGACCACGTCAAGTTCATCTTCGCGACGACCGAGCCCGAGAAGGTCATCGGCACGATCCGCTCGCGTACCCACCACTATCCGTTCCGACTGGTGCCGCCGGCAGCCATGCTCGAGTACGTCGAGCAGCTGTGCGGGCAGGAGGGCGTCGACGTCGAACGGGGCGTGCTGCCGCTCGTCGTGCGCGCCGGCGGCGGATCTCCCCGAGACACGCTGTCGCTGCTCGACCAGCTGATCGCCGGATCCGAGGACGCGAAGGTGACGTACGCGCGCGCCGTCGCGCTGCTCGGCTATACGCACGCCGAGCTGCTCGACGAGGTGGTCGACGCGTTCGCCGGCTCCGACGCCGCAGCGGCCTTCGCCGCGGTCGACCGCGTCGTCCAGACCGGCCAGGACCCGCGACGCTTCGTCGACGACCTGCTCGAGCGTCTGCGCGACCTCATCGTCGTGTCGGCGACCGGTCAGGGCGCTGCCGCGGTGCTGCGCGGGGTGTCCACCGAGGACCTCGAGCGCATGCAGCGCCAGGCCGACGCCTTCGGGACGTCGCGGCTCTCCCACATCGCCGACCTCGTCATCGCCACGCTGGACGACATGACCGGCGCGACCTCGCCCCGGCTCCAGCTCGAGCTCATGGTCGCGCGCGTGCTCGCACGAGGAGCAGGCGGCGGACCTGCGGCGGTACCTGCGGCTGCGCCCGCCGCTGTCGCCGCGCCCGCTGCGGTGAGTGCGCCTGCCGCCGCCGCGCCCGCTGCCACGCCGACCACCGCTCCTGCGCCCGCCGCCGTGCCCGCGTCGACCACCGCGACACAGTCCGCGCCGGCGGCCGGCGCGCCCGCCGAGCCGGCGCCGGTGCCGGCCGGACCGGTCACGCTCGAGCGGCTGCAAGCAGCCTGGCCGCAGGTGCTCGGTCACCTCGAGAACGTCAGCCGCTCCTCGTGGATGTTGGCGTCGGGCGCGCGCACCGCGGCGCTCGACGATGACGTGCTCACGCTCGCGTTCGCCAGCCAGAGCGACGTCGTCAAGTTCAAACAGCTCGCCGCAGGCAAGGGCCCGAGCGAAGACCTTCGCCAGGCGATTCAGGCTGTGCTCGGCATCCGTGTGAAGTACATCGCCCGTCACGATGCCGGCGGGGGCCCGGGCGGTCCCGCCGCGGGCGGTTCGGGTGGCTCGGCCGGGCCCGCGGGCGGTCACGCCGCGCCGGCTCCCGGGCCTGAGGATCAGCGGGCGTCGTCCGCCGCGGAGGCGCTCGCGCCGCGCGCGTCGGCGACCGCACCGGCCGCGGCCCCGCAGGCGCCCGCTTCGGCTCAGGCACTCGCGTCGGCTCAGGCACCCGTTTCGGCATCGCGCGCCGCACCGGGCGGCTCGGCGCCCGGCGGCTCGGCGCCCGGCCGGCCGGCATCGGCGCGCGCATCTCGCCCGTCGTCACCCGCCGCGCCGTCCGCCGCCTCAGCTGCGGCCGCACCCGTGACCGATTGGGCCGTCGCCGCGATCCCCTCCGACGACGACGCTCCACCGCCCGACCCCGGCCCGGCGGCGATGCCCGTCGAGACGCCCGGTCAGTTCGCCGTCGACGACGAGCCCGAAGAAGCGGCGGCGGCGACGCGCGTGGCGACACTGGCGCCACCCCGCGAGGGCGAGGTGCTTCCGCGCACCGAGGTCGCTCCTTCGCTCGAGGGCGACGAGGATGACCAGCCGGAGGCCATCGCCGACGTCCCGGTGCCGCCGACGATCGCACCGCCTCTGACCTCTGTCGCCGCGACGCGCACCCCCTCGTCGTCCCGGCCGGGCAGCGTCCAGCGCTACGGCGAGGCGGTGGTGCGTCAGGTGCTCGGCGCCACGTTCGTGCGCGAGGAGCCCTACGAGCCGCCGACGAGGTTCAGCTAG